A stretch of the Oncorhynchus clarkii lewisi isolate Uvic-CL-2024 chromosome 9, UVic_Ocla_1.0, whole genome shotgun sequence genome encodes the following:
- the LOC139415969 gene encoding phosphofurin acidic cluster sorting protein 1-like isoform X2, with protein MSERGGLPRTGGAPSPHVQPSKPVTITSNRPVHMNLYATWEVDRSSPSCVPRLFNLTLKKLIMLKELDKDLTSVVIAVKLQGSKRILRSNEILLSSAGLTETDLQLTFSLQYPHFLKRDANQLQIMLQRRKRYKNRTILGYKTLALGLINMAEVMQHPSEGAQVLGLHSQLKEASVPVAEVRVYSLSSQPIDHEGPKAKMSDRSPDIDNYSEEEEESFSSEQEGSDDHGQYLYDEEDEVRKKKPRRKLTSNASITRQPNIKQKFVALLKRFKVSDEVGFGLEHVSREQIQEVEEDLDELYDSLEMYNPSDSGPEMEETDSILSTPKPKLRPFFEGMSQSSSQTEITSLNSRGGSLGRDACFNPGEQMKHSHSRNLEVEALSETDTLELNDQEMFPEGPCIKVSVAEKPCTPLKSSKSEGGQTMPSPRLDGGGHTPKQKRQSNTPMKERQLSKPISEGAKTNISDSERSPELGHRSQVLRKAVYDQLNHVLLSDSALPESLILVNGTDWQGQYVVEQLQVQRHPVVCTCSGAEIQAVLSAVLTRIQKFCNCNSSMPRPVKVAVVGSQSYLSAILQFFVTQLASKTSDWLSHLRFLVVPLGCHPVAKHLGALDNRYSSAFLDGAWGDVFIHSEPPQKVQLDVAGRISQYISGATVTHQLPIAEAMLTCKHRTHDEDSYQKFIPFIGVVKVGLIEHGPSSTGDTEECVAVSLAVPSTSPPSHSSPAGLIKEAATPPSSPSMGSVLAVQGSPSMPHGVDTIGLQVDYWLASLAEKRRDGERRDTGGKNTLKSAFRSLQVSRLPGGGISETQAQVSTMAMTVVTKEKNKKVPTIFLGKKPKEKDVDSKSQVIEAISRLICSAKQHHTMLKVSIDGVEWNDVKFFQLAAQWPTHVKYFPVGLFGYSKPPS; from the exons GCTGTTCAACCTGACGCTGAAGAAGCTGATCATGTTGAAGGAGCTTGATAAAGACCTCACCTCCGTGGTCATCGCTGTCAAACTACAA GGTTCTAAGAGGATCCTGAGGTCCAATGAGATATTGTTGTCTTCCGCGGGGCTGACTGAGACAGATCTTCAGCTCACCTTCTCTCTACAG TACCCCCACTTCCTGAAGAGAGATGCCAACCAGCTCCAGATCATGCTCCAGCGACGTAAACGTTATAAGAACCGAACCATCCTGGGCTACAAAACCCTGGCTCTGGGACTCATCAACATGGCTGAG GTGATGCAGCACCCCAGTGAGGGGGCCCAGGTATTGGGGCTCCACAGCCAGTTGAAGGAGGCCTCTGTACCCGTGGCGGAGGTCAGGGTCTACTCCCTCTCCAGCCAGCCCATTGACCACGAGGGACCCAAGGCCAAGATGTCTG atcgTTCTCCAGACATTGATAACTattctgaggaagaggaggagagcttCTCATCAGAACAGGAGGGCAGTGACGACCACGGccag tatctgtATGATGAAGAGGATGAGGTGAGGAAGAAAAAGCCTAGACGGAAGCTCACCTCCAACGCCTCCATCACTAGA CAACCCAACATCAAGCAGAAGTTTGTGGCCCTGCTGAAAAGATTCAAAGTTTCAGATGAG gtgggtTTTGGTCTGGAGCATGTCTCTAGAGAACAGATccaggaagtggaggaggatTTAGATGAGTTGTATGACAGTCTGGAGATGTACAACCCCTCTGACAGCGGACCAGAGATGGAGGAGACGGACAGCATCCTCAGCACACCCAAACCTAAACTCAG GCCGTTCTTTGAGGGAATGTCTCAGTCCAGCTCTCAGACAGAGATCACCAGTCTGAACAGCAGAGGGGGGAGCCTGGGACGTGACGCCTGCTTCAACCCT GGGGAGCAGATGAAACACTCTCACAGTCGTAACCTGGAGGTAGAGGCCCTCTCCGAGACAGACACACTG GAGTTGAACGATCAAGAGATGTTTCCAGAGGGCCCCTGCATTAAGGTGTCGGTGGCTGAGAAACCCTGTACGCCCCTGAAGAGCAGTAAGAGTGAAGGAGGACAGACTATGCCCTCTCCCAG GTTGGACGGCGGAGGCCACACCCCCAAACAGAAGAGACAGAGCAATACTCCTATGAAGGAGAGGCAGCTGTCTAAACCAATCAGTGAAGGGGCGAAGACCAACATCTCTGACAGCGAGAGGTCCCCCGAACTGGGACACAgatcacag GTCCTGAGGAAGGCGGTGTATGATCAGCTAAACCATGTCCTGCTGTCTGACTCTGCTCTTCCTGAGAGTCTCATCCTGGTCAATGGCACCGACTGGCAGGGCCAG tacgTGGTAGAGCAGCTGCAGGTACAGAGGCACCCGGTGGTGTGTACGTGTTCAGGTGCTGAGATCCAGGCGGTGCTTTCTGCTGTCCTCACACGCATCCAGAAGTT ttgtAACTGTAACTCGTCCATGCCCAGGCCAGTCAAGGTGGCAGTGGTGGGCAGTCAGAGCTACCTCAGTGCCATTCTGCAGTTCTTCGTCACCCAGCTGGCCAGCAAGACCTCTGATTGGCTCAGCCACCTGAGGTTCCTGGTGGTGCCCCTGG gctGTCATCCTGTTGCTAAGCACCTGGGTGCCCTAGACAACCGTTACAGCTCTGCATTCTTAGATGGGGCGTGGGGAGACGTGTTCATCCACTCTGAACCCCCACAGAAAG TTCAGTTGGACGTGGCAGGTAGGATCTCTCAGTACATCAGTGGCGCCACAGTCACACACCAGCTGCCCATCGCTGAGGCCATGCTTACCTGTAAACACAGGAC gcacgATGAAGATTCCTACCAGAAGTTCATTCCCTTCATTGGG GTGGTGAAGGTTGGTCTGATTGAGCATGGTCCATCCTCTACTG GAGACACAGAAGAGTGTGTGGCAGTGAGCCTTGCTGTTCCCTCTACGTCCCCTCCCTCCCACAGCTCTCCCGCTGGGCTGATCAAAGAGGCTgccactcccccctcctctccctccatgggCAGTGTTCTGGCAGTACAGGG GAGCCCCAGTATGCCTCATGGTGTGGACACCATCGGGCTGCAGGTGGACTACTGGCTGGCGTCGCTGGCGGAGAAGCGACGTGACGGGGAACGGCGTGACACGGGCGGTAAGAACACCCTGAAGAGTGCCTTCAGGTCCCTGCAGGTCAGCAGGCTACCAGGAGGGGGCATCAGTGAGACCCAGGCCCAGGTCAGCACCATGGCCATGACAGTGGTCACCAAGGAGAAGAACAAGAAGG TTCCCACCATCTTCCTGGGTAAGAAACCGAAGGAGAAGGACGTAGACTCTAAGAGCCAGGTCATCGAGGCCATCAGCAGACTCATCTGTTCTGCCAAGCAGCATCATACCATGTTGAAAG TGTCCATAGACGGAGTGGAGTGGAACGACGTCAAGTTCTTCCAACTGGCCGCCCAGTGGCCCACGCACGTCAAGTACTTCCCTGTTGGACTGTTTGGTTACAGCAAACCCCCCTCCTAG
- the LOC139415969 gene encoding phosphofurin acidic cluster sorting protein 1-like isoform X1: MSERGGLPRTGGAPSPHVQPSKPVTITSNRPVHMNLYATWEVDRSSPSCVPRLFNLTLKKLIMLKELDKDLTSVVIAVKLQGSKRILRSNEILLSSAGLTETDLQLTFSLQYPHFLKRDANQLQIMLQRRKRYKNRTILGYKTLALGLINMAEVMQHPSEGAQVLGLHSQLKEASVPVAEVRVYSLSSQPIDHEGPKAKMSDRSPDIDNYSEEEEESFSSEQEGSDDHGQYLYDEEDEVRKKKPRRKLTSNASITRQPNIKQKFVALLKRFKVSDEVGFGLEHVSREQIQEVEEDLDELYDSLEMYNPSDSGPEMEETDSILSTPKPKLRPFFEGMSQSSSQTEITSLNSRGGSLGRDACFNPQGEQMKHSHSRNLEVEALSETDTLELNDQEMFPEGPCIKVSVAEKPCTPLKSSKSEGGQTMPSPRLDGGGHTPKQKRQSNTPMKERQLSKPISEGAKTNISDSERSPELGHRSQVLRKAVYDQLNHVLLSDSALPESLILVNGTDWQGQYVVEQLQVQRHPVVCTCSGAEIQAVLSAVLTRIQKFCNCNSSMPRPVKVAVVGSQSYLSAILQFFVTQLASKTSDWLSHLRFLVVPLGCHPVAKHLGALDNRYSSAFLDGAWGDVFIHSEPPQKVQLDVAGRISQYISGATVTHQLPIAEAMLTCKHRTHDEDSYQKFIPFIGVVKVGLIEHGPSSTGDTEECVAVSLAVPSTSPPSHSSPAGLIKEAATPPSSPSMGSVLAVQGSPSMPHGVDTIGLQVDYWLASLAEKRRDGERRDTGGKNTLKSAFRSLQVSRLPGGGISETQAQVSTMAMTVVTKEKNKKVPTIFLGKKPKEKDVDSKSQVIEAISRLICSAKQHHTMLKVSIDGVEWNDVKFFQLAAQWPTHVKYFPVGLFGYSKPPS; this comes from the exons GCTGTTCAACCTGACGCTGAAGAAGCTGATCATGTTGAAGGAGCTTGATAAAGACCTCACCTCCGTGGTCATCGCTGTCAAACTACAA GGTTCTAAGAGGATCCTGAGGTCCAATGAGATATTGTTGTCTTCCGCGGGGCTGACTGAGACAGATCTTCAGCTCACCTTCTCTCTACAG TACCCCCACTTCCTGAAGAGAGATGCCAACCAGCTCCAGATCATGCTCCAGCGACGTAAACGTTATAAGAACCGAACCATCCTGGGCTACAAAACCCTGGCTCTGGGACTCATCAACATGGCTGAG GTGATGCAGCACCCCAGTGAGGGGGCCCAGGTATTGGGGCTCCACAGCCAGTTGAAGGAGGCCTCTGTACCCGTGGCGGAGGTCAGGGTCTACTCCCTCTCCAGCCAGCCCATTGACCACGAGGGACCCAAGGCCAAGATGTCTG atcgTTCTCCAGACATTGATAACTattctgaggaagaggaggagagcttCTCATCAGAACAGGAGGGCAGTGACGACCACGGccag tatctgtATGATGAAGAGGATGAGGTGAGGAAGAAAAAGCCTAGACGGAAGCTCACCTCCAACGCCTCCATCACTAGA CAACCCAACATCAAGCAGAAGTTTGTGGCCCTGCTGAAAAGATTCAAAGTTTCAGATGAG gtgggtTTTGGTCTGGAGCATGTCTCTAGAGAACAGATccaggaagtggaggaggatTTAGATGAGTTGTATGACAGTCTGGAGATGTACAACCCCTCTGACAGCGGACCAGAGATGGAGGAGACGGACAGCATCCTCAGCACACCCAAACCTAAACTCAG GCCGTTCTTTGAGGGAATGTCTCAGTCCAGCTCTCAGACAGAGATCACCAGTCTGAACAGCAGAGGGGGGAGCCTGGGACGTGACGCCTGCTTCAACCCT CAGGGGGAGCAGATGAAACACTCTCACAGTCGTAACCTGGAGGTAGAGGCCCTCTCCGAGACAGACACACTG GAGTTGAACGATCAAGAGATGTTTCCAGAGGGCCCCTGCATTAAGGTGTCGGTGGCTGAGAAACCCTGTACGCCCCTGAAGAGCAGTAAGAGTGAAGGAGGACAGACTATGCCCTCTCCCAG GTTGGACGGCGGAGGCCACACCCCCAAACAGAAGAGACAGAGCAATACTCCTATGAAGGAGAGGCAGCTGTCTAAACCAATCAGTGAAGGGGCGAAGACCAACATCTCTGACAGCGAGAGGTCCCCCGAACTGGGACACAgatcacag GTCCTGAGGAAGGCGGTGTATGATCAGCTAAACCATGTCCTGCTGTCTGACTCTGCTCTTCCTGAGAGTCTCATCCTGGTCAATGGCACCGACTGGCAGGGCCAG tacgTGGTAGAGCAGCTGCAGGTACAGAGGCACCCGGTGGTGTGTACGTGTTCAGGTGCTGAGATCCAGGCGGTGCTTTCTGCTGTCCTCACACGCATCCAGAAGTT ttgtAACTGTAACTCGTCCATGCCCAGGCCAGTCAAGGTGGCAGTGGTGGGCAGTCAGAGCTACCTCAGTGCCATTCTGCAGTTCTTCGTCACCCAGCTGGCCAGCAAGACCTCTGATTGGCTCAGCCACCTGAGGTTCCTGGTGGTGCCCCTGG gctGTCATCCTGTTGCTAAGCACCTGGGTGCCCTAGACAACCGTTACAGCTCTGCATTCTTAGATGGGGCGTGGGGAGACGTGTTCATCCACTCTGAACCCCCACAGAAAG TTCAGTTGGACGTGGCAGGTAGGATCTCTCAGTACATCAGTGGCGCCACAGTCACACACCAGCTGCCCATCGCTGAGGCCATGCTTACCTGTAAACACAGGAC gcacgATGAAGATTCCTACCAGAAGTTCATTCCCTTCATTGGG GTGGTGAAGGTTGGTCTGATTGAGCATGGTCCATCCTCTACTG GAGACACAGAAGAGTGTGTGGCAGTGAGCCTTGCTGTTCCCTCTACGTCCCCTCCCTCCCACAGCTCTCCCGCTGGGCTGATCAAAGAGGCTgccactcccccctcctctccctccatgggCAGTGTTCTGGCAGTACAGGG GAGCCCCAGTATGCCTCATGGTGTGGACACCATCGGGCTGCAGGTGGACTACTGGCTGGCGTCGCTGGCGGAGAAGCGACGTGACGGGGAACGGCGTGACACGGGCGGTAAGAACACCCTGAAGAGTGCCTTCAGGTCCCTGCAGGTCAGCAGGCTACCAGGAGGGGGCATCAGTGAGACCCAGGCCCAGGTCAGCACCATGGCCATGACAGTGGTCACCAAGGAGAAGAACAAGAAGG TTCCCACCATCTTCCTGGGTAAGAAACCGAAGGAGAAGGACGTAGACTCTAAGAGCCAGGTCATCGAGGCCATCAGCAGACTCATCTGTTCTGCCAAGCAGCATCATACCATGTTGAAAG TGTCCATAGACGGAGTGGAGTGGAACGACGTCAAGTTCTTCCAACTGGCCGCCCAGTGGCCCACGCACGTCAAGTACTTCCCTGTTGGACTGTTTGGTTACAGCAAACCCCCCTCCTAG